Proteins from one Salvelinus sp. IW2-2015 linkage group LG9, ASM291031v2, whole genome shotgun sequence genomic window:
- the LOC139028264 gene encoding rho-associated protein kinase 1 — protein MRRPLPLFLKSAKLQKKLHQLEEQLNNEMQTKDELEHKCRTSTSRLEKISKELDEETSSRKALESSLRQLEREKALLQHKTVESTARPKARPTGNAAWPWRTRYTFISNL, from the exons ATGCGCCGcccccttcccctcttcctcaAGTCGGCCAAGCTACAGAAGAAACTGCACCAGCTGGAAGAGCAGCTCAATAATGAGATGCAGACCAAAGATGAGCTGGAGCACAAGTGCAG AACTTCCACCAGTCGTCTAGAGAAAATCTCCAAAGAACTTGATGAAGAG ACGAGTAGCAGAAAGGCTCTGGAGTCGAGTCTgaggcagctggagagagagaaggctctaCTGCAGCACAAGACTGTGGAGAGCACCGCAAGGCCGAAAGCGAGGCCGACCGGAAACGCTGCCTGGCCCTGGAGAACGAGG tatactttCATATCTAACTTGTGA